A genome region from Haloarcula rubripromontorii includes the following:
- a CDS encoding Cdc6/Cdc18 family protein — protein sequence MDDSEDGSSIFAGGDIFEQRELLRVGHVPDIDRIVGRDEEISAVGRALGPGTRGSPPETTIIYGKTGTGKSLVTRCVSRQAQKEADSHDTDFRFSYVDCSDYQSDAKASREMARRLSDTLDAEKNIPRVGIGAADYRDITWELLDEHDVDVFVAILDEVDKLDDDDLLRSLTRAKESGKADAHIGAICVSNKIEYRNRLNERLDSSLQDNELVFDPYDANQIRAILENRTDAFVDGVLQEGVIPKVAALAAQEHGDARKAVDTLYEAGRIAEKEEANIVTEDHVDDAVQRAEINRFKQLVSGTTPHVKHILRTLALLTADNPGQQSFSTHEIYEAYTQLVAAEEGTPLSEDRVYRLLKEQSFLGVTESEHTGGGHSEGSFLEHRLVRDPELVIEALEK from the coding sequence ATGGATGATTCCGAGGACGGATCTTCGATTTTTGCGGGTGGTGACATCTTCGAACAGCGGGAGTTACTCCGAGTCGGCCACGTGCCGGACATCGACCGAATCGTGGGCCGCGACGAGGAAATTTCCGCAGTTGGGCGTGCGCTCGGTCCTGGAACGAGGGGGAGTCCGCCTGAGACGACCATTATCTATGGGAAGACCGGGACTGGGAAATCACTCGTTACACGGTGTGTGTCTCGACAGGCACAGAAAGAAGCCGATTCCCACGACACGGACTTCCGATTTTCATATGTGGATTGTTCGGACTACCAGTCAGATGCCAAGGCGAGCCGAGAAATGGCAAGGCGGCTCTCCGACACACTCGATGCTGAGAAGAATATTCCGCGCGTCGGTATCGGTGCTGCGGACTACCGGGATATAACATGGGAACTCCTCGATGAACACGACGTTGACGTGTTTGTCGCAATTTTAGATGAAGTGGATAAGCTCGACGACGACGACCTCCTTCGGAGTTTGACTCGGGCAAAAGAAAGCGGGAAGGCAGATGCACATATCGGTGCCATCTGTGTGAGTAACAAAATCGAGTATCGAAATCGGCTGAACGAGCGACTTGACTCCAGTCTTCAGGACAACGAGCTCGTCTTCGATCCGTATGATGCGAATCAAATCCGGGCAATCCTCGAAAACCGTACCGATGCCTTTGTAGATGGAGTCTTACAGGAGGGCGTCATTCCAAAAGTCGCTGCACTCGCTGCCCAAGAACACGGCGACGCCCGCAAGGCCGTCGACACACTATACGAGGCGGGGCGAATCGCAGAGAAGGAAGAAGCGAATATCGTTACGGAAGATCACGTCGATGACGCCGTTCAGCGGGCGGAGATCAATCGATTCAAGCAACTCGTCAGCGGGACCACACCCCACGTCAAACACATCCTTCGAACGCTCGCTTTACTTACCGCCGATAACCCCGGCCAGCAGTCGTTCTCGACGCACGAAATCTACGAGGCCTACACACAACTCGTGGCAGCAGAAGAAGGCACACCGCTCTCGGAAGATCGTGTGTATCGGCTCCTCAAAGAGCAGTCGTTTTTGGGTGTCACTGAATCCGAGCATACTGGGGGAGGCCATAGCGAGGGGAGTTTTTTGGAGCATCGGTTGGTCCGAGACCCTGAACTGGTCATTGAGGCTCTTGAGAAGTAG
- a CDS encoding ubiquitin-like small modifier protein 1 translates to MDVTVYGPLRAATGSKTVEVPVDGDTVGAVIAALVDAYPRTESQLVDEAGELRPSVRVMIDGDNAEYSDRVPPGASVEIFPAMRGG, encoded by the coding sequence GTGGATGTGACTGTGTACGGGCCGCTTCGGGCGGCGACGGGATCGAAGACAGTCGAAGTTCCGGTAGACGGCGACACGGTGGGCGCTGTAATTGCGGCCCTCGTAGACGCGTATCCGCGTACGGAGTCCCAACTGGTCGATGAGGCCGGCGAACTCAGACCAAGCGTCCGTGTGATGATCGACGGCGACAACGCTGAGTATTCGGACCGAGTGCCGCCCGGAGCGTCAGTCGAGATTTTTCCCGCGATGCGCGGCGGGTGA
- a CDS encoding DUF309 domain-containing protein — MDDHTRDPTVEAPDGNPSGWRTDGQWEHETLRRAVVHGVRLYNSGEFHESHDCFEDEWYNYGRGSTESKFLHGMVQVAAGAYKHFDFEDDDGMRSLFRTSLQYFRGVPNDFYGVDLLDVRTTVTNALSDPSALHGWQIRLDGEYPTCRPEDIEFAESLEH, encoded by the coding sequence ATGGACGACCACACGCGTGACCCGACCGTCGAGGCTCCCGACGGGAACCCATCGGGATGGCGAACCGACGGCCAGTGGGAACACGAGACGCTCAGACGGGCCGTGGTCCACGGCGTCCGCCTGTACAACTCCGGGGAGTTCCACGAATCACACGACTGCTTCGAGGACGAGTGGTACAACTATGGCCGTGGGAGCACGGAGAGCAAATTCCTCCACGGGATGGTGCAGGTCGCCGCCGGCGCGTACAAGCACTTCGACTTCGAGGACGACGACGGAATGCGGTCGCTGTTTCGCACGTCGCTGCAGTACTTCCGTGGCGTCCCCAACGACTTCTACGGCGTCGATTTACTGGACGTGCGCACCACAGTAACGAACGCACTGTCGGACCCGTCGGCACTCCATGGGTGGCAGATCCGTCTCGACGGCGAGTACCCGACGTGTCGCCCGGAGGACATCGAGTTCGCGGAGTCGCTCGAACACTGA
- a CDS encoding PGF-CTERM sorting domain-containing protein has product MYKTPNGKHAVICAITVLLVLAAPLSVTSAAATPVDDGQTTAVTENVDVWERSLLPLRTSSTGPTAIAAPQTYINIESAQTGDVPLNREEYTIHQAGESVDLTFESTTGAGTTGLAGDEAQLLAVRLSEDPTAAGFSEGSVRTDLADIFTNDSNANSVELLDDAEGVGSIDDNGVLETSYTPDSGGAYGFILVTVDDGQGLSVSDNNVSADGNVTVVGVEQTLVQESPATVNATANDVTAGDNVSLDIETGLDDDSVTHAVLLFDEDELQQRTSTVRVTGDIDENFSEEQVTVENSFDGVNGVSSTDDDATLSGGDSTAAGAMPSAGLVGLFGFVLSEASPESTGDDVLHASATTVSGSSDTTVAVETLDSWPNGTYTYVHIAVGEDSNEINSATGTVTLSQSNETDGDGGDDGDNSGGGDDGDNSGGGDDGDNSGGGDDGDNNSGGGDDGDNSGGGDDGDNSGGGDDGDNSGGGDDGSDDSDSGDDNSDSEGTEDETTTDTEDQTTTDDSTETEDDDEQTETTTTAGGGAQQPDDTATAGTEGSTETTSSSGPGFTVLVAVLALLGAGFLARRE; this is encoded by the coding sequence ATGTATAAAACACCAAACGGGAAGCACGCTGTAATTTGTGCGATTACAGTGCTGCTGGTGTTAGCCGCTCCCCTGTCGGTAACGTCGGCGGCGGCAACACCAGTGGATGACGGACAAACGACGGCAGTGACCGAAAACGTGGATGTCTGGGAGCGGTCACTGCTCCCGCTTCGGACATCCTCCACCGGCCCCACGGCGATAGCAGCTCCACAGACGTACATCAACATTGAGTCCGCCCAGACCGGTGACGTTCCCCTCAACAGGGAGGAGTACACGATTCACCAGGCAGGCGAATCAGTGGATCTCACGTTCGAATCAACTACAGGGGCTGGAACCACGGGACTTGCCGGCGACGAGGCGCAACTGCTCGCTGTCCGCCTCTCCGAGGACCCAACTGCGGCCGGGTTTAGTGAGGGCAGCGTTAGAACCGATCTAGCTGACATCTTTACGAACGACTCCAACGCCAATTCTGTCGAACTGCTAGACGATGCCGAGGGGGTCGGCTCGATAGATGACAACGGTGTGCTCGAAACCTCGTACACACCTGACTCGGGCGGTGCTTACGGCTTCATTCTGGTCACCGTCGATGACGGACAGGGTCTCTCCGTTTCGGACAACAACGTTTCGGCCGATGGAAACGTGACCGTTGTCGGCGTCGAACAGACGCTGGTTCAGGAAAGCCCAGCCACAGTCAATGCGACCGCCAACGATGTCACCGCTGGTGACAACGTATCGCTCGATATCGAGACCGGACTTGACGATGACTCTGTCACGCACGCCGTGTTGTTGTTCGACGAAGATGAACTCCAACAGCGAACGAGCACCGTCCGCGTGACCGGTGACATCGATGAGAATTTCTCGGAAGAGCAGGTCACGGTCGAGAACTCCTTTGATGGAGTCAACGGCGTCTCGTCGACCGATGATGACGCCACCCTCTCCGGCGGGGACTCGACGGCAGCGGGGGCGATGCCGTCGGCGGGACTGGTCGGTCTGTTCGGATTCGTTCTCTCCGAAGCATCGCCAGAGTCGACCGGTGACGACGTGTTGCATGCCTCGGCGACGACGGTGTCCGGTAGCTCCGATACCACTGTCGCCGTCGAAACACTGGACTCCTGGCCAAACGGGACTTACACATACGTTCACATCGCCGTTGGCGAGGACTCCAACGAAATCAACTCCGCCACCGGGACGGTCACACTGTCGCAGTCGAACGAAACCGATGGCGACGGTGGCGACGACGGCGATAACAGTGGTGGTGGCGACGACGGCGATAACAGTGGTGGTGGCGACGACGGCGATAACAGTGGTGGTGGCGACGACGGCGATAACAACAGTGGCGGTGGAGACGACGGCGACAACAGTGGCGGTGGAGACGACGGCGACAACAGTGGCGGTGGCGACGACGGCGACAACAGTGGCGGTGGTGACGACGGGAGTGATGATAGCGATAGCGGAGACGACAACTCCGACAGTGAGGGCACTGAGGACGAAACGACGACCGATACCGAGGACCAAACTACCACCGACGACAGCACCGAAACAGAAGATGATGATGAGCAGACGGAAACGACCACGACCGCAGGTGGTGGTGCCCAGCAACCCGACGACACGGCAACCGCTGGGACCGAGGGTTCGACCGAAACCACGAGTTCGAGCGGCCCTGGCTTCACCGTACTTGTCGCGGTGCTAGCATTGCTAGGTGCCGGATTCCTGGCACGTCGGGAGTAA
- a CDS encoding PGF-CTERM sorting domain-containing protein, whose amino-acid sequence MAVALVLAGPLSVMSTVGATPVAESQSISVTENVDVWERSPLTLRTTSEGPTTIVAPRTFINVESAATGNLPLNKRTVTIHERNESINMSFEPRIGAGTRTLAGDEAQLLAVKLDRVPTTAGVDASNISAAALGDVFENNSDTTSSELLDDAEGVGTIDENGELNASYTPESGGAYGFVLVTVNEGDDGLSVSDGNVSVDGNVTVVGVEQAIVQDNASTVEPAQNPVNPGDNVTLDVDTEMEDENATHAVMLVRRGELQRQSSTVTVSGELNESFSQDQITVENSFDNVSGVATVGDNTSIAGLNLSGTQSIPAIGLQGIFGVVVSEAESDAGGDVIHASVTVVSADSDANVTVQTLDSWPNGAYQYVHVAVGNETGTINSDTGTVAVSPGGGPGNGGGPPDNAGGPNSAGDDDGDGAE is encoded by the coding sequence ATGGCAGTCGCACTCGTGCTCGCTGGTCCGTTATCAGTGATGTCCACTGTCGGGGCAACCCCTGTCGCAGAGAGTCAGTCGATCTCGGTAACCGAAAACGTCGACGTGTGGGAACGGTCCCCACTCACGCTCCGAACGACGTCAGAAGGGCCGACCACGATAGTGGCACCGCGAACGTTCATCAACGTCGAATCGGCTGCAACCGGGAACCTACCGCTTAACAAACGGACGGTGACGATCCACGAGCGCAACGAGTCGATCAACATGTCCTTCGAACCACGGATCGGTGCCGGAACGCGGACGCTCGCTGGCGACGAGGCGCAACTGCTGGCTGTCAAACTGGATCGAGTACCAACTACGGCAGGGGTAGACGCCAGCAACATCTCTGCCGCGGCCCTCGGGGATGTCTTCGAAAACAACTCGGACACCACGTCGTCGGAACTGCTTGATGACGCGGAAGGCGTCGGCACGATAGACGAGAACGGCGAACTCAACGCGTCCTACACCCCTGAATCGGGCGGCGCATACGGCTTTGTTCTGGTGACTGTCAACGAGGGCGATGACGGGCTATCGGTGTCGGACGGCAACGTCTCCGTCGACGGGAACGTGACTGTCGTTGGTGTCGAGCAAGCGATCGTACAGGACAACGCTTCGACCGTCGAACCGGCTCAGAATCCGGTCAACCCCGGTGACAACGTTACGCTGGATGTCGACACCGAGATGGAGGACGAAAACGCCACGCACGCAGTGATGCTGGTGCGGCGAGGCGAACTTCAGCGGCAGTCGAGCACGGTGACGGTATCTGGCGAGCTAAATGAGAGCTTCAGTCAGGACCAGATCACTGTAGAAAATTCCTTTGACAACGTCAGCGGTGTTGCGACAGTCGGCGACAACACCAGTATCGCAGGTCTCAATCTCTCCGGAACCCAGTCAATACCTGCAATTGGGTTACAGGGTATATTCGGCGTGGTGGTTTCTGAAGCTGAATCAGATGCCGGCGGCGACGTTATCCACGCTTCCGTAACGGTCGTCAGCGCTGACTCTGACGCCAACGTAACAGTACAGACGCTGGATTCCTGGCCAAACGGCGCATACCAGTACGTCCACGTCGCAGTTGGTAATGAAACGGGGACCATCAATTCGGACACCGGGACAGTGGCAGTGAGTCCGGGTGGAGGCCCGGGCAACGGCGGCGGCCCCCCAGACAACGCTGGCGGACCGAATAGCGCTGGTGATGACGACGGAGACGGAGCTGAATAA
- a CDS encoding glycosyltransferase family 2 protein, which yields MGRKISVIIPTHYRNDLLPTAIESVAKQDYEPVELIVVDDSGEGYAEPVLSEYDEVIDKPIIKEENEGWQAAYTTGIERSTGEYIQFLDDDDYLYETKLRKTANVLEQNPEVGVSYCGVVRGDEGDFYPKQEVSGHFLESALRFQTFPMWTGSMLMERDVLCDCLPMAGMGEEDDLDIELGDTDLKIELAKRTKAGYVDECLTFYRQEGNKLWTGKRRFKKILQNIRHQKDIYDQYPEIRRDLLAEWYERQGRNWLNEQIWSARAIHCFIKSAYYERKRKFPRIVETLAAILGRPGVMSAVRVKRTLLDG from the coding sequence ATGGGCAGAAAAATATCGGTGATTATCCCCACTCACTACCGAAATGACCTCCTCCCCACTGCGATTGAAAGCGTGGCCAAACAGGATTACGAACCCGTCGAGCTGATCGTAGTTGATGACTCGGGCGAGGGGTACGCCGAACCGGTGCTTTCAGAGTACGACGAAGTGATCGACAAGCCGATAATAAAAGAGGAGAATGAGGGGTGGCAGGCAGCCTATACGACTGGGATCGAGCGGTCGACCGGCGAGTACATCCAGTTTCTAGACGACGACGACTACCTCTACGAGACGAAACTGAGAAAAACAGCGAACGTTCTCGAACAGAACCCGGAAGTCGGTGTTTCGTACTGCGGCGTAGTCCGCGGTGATGAGGGGGATTTTTACCCGAAACAGGAGGTGTCCGGCCATTTTCTGGAATCAGCGCTCCGGTTTCAGACGTTTCCCATGTGGACAGGCTCGATGTTGATGGAACGAGATGTACTGTGTGATTGCCTACCAATGGCTGGGATGGGTGAGGAGGACGACTTAGACATCGAACTGGGTGACACAGACCTCAAAATAGAACTCGCGAAGCGGACGAAAGCCGGCTACGTCGACGAGTGTCTGACGTTCTATCGTCAAGAAGGAAACAAATTATGGACCGGGAAACGGAGATTTAAAAAAATACTACAGAATATACGTCATCAAAAGGACATATACGATCAGTATCCAGAAATCCGTCGAGACCTCCTTGCAGAGTGGTACGAGCGTCAGGGACGGAACTGGCTTAACGAACAGATCTGGTCAGCGCGAGCGATACACTGTTTTATTAAATCTGCCTACTATGAGCGGAAGCGAAAGTTCCCGAGGATAGTCGAGACGCTGGCCGCGATCCTCGGACGACCTGGTGTAATGTCCGCGGTGCGCGTGAAGCGAACCTTGCTTGACGGGTGA
- a CDS encoding ABC transporter ATP-binding protein yields the protein MSDRNSDAISRREKLDALLYAARYAPKFTVMIVGLGLVTAVLEGVGLTFIIPIIELMQSSEPVTQADGIAGIFFTVYQTLGIPFTIEYVIGGVALATCLRYTSSFLLTWLRDVLQLSYERHIRENLFDSALETEMEFLDRKGSDNILNAIVTESKAASKVIKRFVKLFDLLLLTVAYLALATWISPQLTAFAIVIIGGVGFGLRHLIGSGYDLGDRVAAANERMQQVVQAGMIGIRDIRVFNLETEIYGEYEEALEEYTRSKVANRRNRAAIKKSQNLVVSVLIFALIYVALTFTNLSFGELGLFLFLMFQLGPKASGINKRFYKVEENLPHLVRTQSFMRDLEEWEEPDSGEQPTPEEVETIGFDDVTFSYTDDEVVLQGVDFELKKGEFVAFVGQSGAGKSTIVSLLARYYEPDSGQIRANGHPIGQMDISEWRDRISIVRQNPYMFNDTLRHNLTVGNRDATDAEIKRACEIAKVDQFITELPNGLDSQLGDDGVRLSGGQKQRVALARAILKDADLLILDEATSDLDSNLEKEVQAAIEAMERDYAIIAIAHRLSTVENADRIYTMEDGWISECGGHDELVESEGKYAELYAIQSGG from the coding sequence ATGAGCGACAGAAACTCAGACGCCATTTCGCGGCGGGAGAAACTTGATGCGCTTCTCTATGCGGCCCGATATGCCCCAAAATTCACTGTCATGATCGTCGGGCTTGGTCTGGTAACGGCCGTACTAGAAGGCGTCGGACTGACCTTTATTATCCCTATCATCGAACTCATGCAGTCATCAGAACCGGTAACACAGGCTGATGGCATAGCCGGCATTTTCTTCACCGTTTATCAGACACTGGGGATTCCGTTCACGATCGAGTACGTCATTGGCGGCGTCGCGCTAGCGACCTGTCTGCGCTATACATCGTCGTTTCTCCTCACGTGGTTACGCGATGTCCTCCAGCTTTCCTACGAGCGACACATCCGCGAGAACCTCTTCGATAGCGCTCTGGAGACGGAGATGGAATTTCTTGACCGAAAGGGCTCAGACAACATCTTGAACGCGATCGTCACCGAGTCGAAAGCAGCCTCGAAAGTCATCAAGCGGTTCGTGAAGCTATTCGATCTGCTACTACTCACTGTTGCCTATCTCGCTCTCGCAACGTGGATATCACCGCAACTCACCGCATTTGCTATTGTTATCATCGGTGGCGTGGGATTCGGCCTGCGGCATCTCATCGGCTCGGGGTACGATCTGGGAGATCGGGTTGCAGCGGCAAACGAGCGGATGCAACAAGTGGTTCAGGCCGGCATGATTGGAATTCGAGACATCCGGGTGTTTAATCTCGAAACCGAAATCTATGGCGAGTACGAGGAAGCTCTAGAAGAGTACACGCGTTCGAAAGTCGCGAACCGAAGGAACCGGGCAGCGATCAAGAAGTCACAGAATCTCGTCGTCTCCGTACTCATCTTCGCACTTATCTACGTGGCTCTGACATTTACCAATCTCTCGTTCGGCGAACTCGGTCTGTTCTTGTTTCTCATGTTTCAGCTCGGGCCCAAAGCAAGCGGGATTAACAAGCGGTTCTACAAGGTCGAAGAGAACCTGCCCCATCTGGTTCGGACACAGTCATTCATGCGGGATCTCGAAGAGTGGGAGGAACCGGACAGCGGGGAGCAACCGACTCCGGAGGAAGTCGAAACAATCGGGTTCGACGATGTCACCTTCTCATATACCGACGACGAGGTCGTTCTTCAGGGGGTCGATTTCGAACTCAAGAAAGGCGAGTTCGTCGCCTTCGTTGGGCAGTCCGGTGCCGGGAAGTCGACAATAGTCTCGCTGTTGGCCCGCTACTACGAGCCAGACAGCGGTCAGATACGCGCGAATGGGCACCCAATCGGCCAAATGGATATCAGCGAGTGGCGCGACCGGATCTCGATAGTCCGACAGAACCCGTATATGTTCAACGACACGCTTCGACATAACCTCACCGTCGGCAATCGGGATGCGACGGACGCTGAGATCAAACGGGCTTGCGAAATCGCGAAGGTGGACCAGTTCATTACGGAACTCCCGAACGGACTCGATTCGCAACTCGGTGACGACGGTGTCCGCCTGTCGGGTGGGCAGAAACAGCGCGTCGCTCTTGCGCGAGCGATTCTGAAAGACGCGGACCTGTTAATTCTGGACGAAGCAACGAGCGACCTCGATTCGAATCTTGAGAAGGAAGTGCAGGCGGCTATCGAAGCGATGGAGCGGGATTATGCAATTATCGCTATCGCCCATCGTCTTTCGACTGTCGAGAACGCAGACCGGATCTACACGATGGAAGACGGATGGATTTCTGAGTGTGGCGGTCACGACGAGCTGGTTGAAAGTGAAGGGAAATACGCTGAACTGTATGCGATACAGTCAGGTGGGTGA
- a CDS encoding succinylglutamate desuccinylase/aspartoacylase domain-containing protein, giving the protein MRIEQLGDGDPEVAVVGSIHGDEPCGRDGIEAVLADPPAVERPVKFIIANEAALEANKRYLDTDLNRSFPGDADSESRETRLAAAIASELRDCTVLSLHSTQSYDGMFALVDELTPEMEALCSVLSVDAVVQTKGANEGRMIATVDSVLEVECGYQGSPEAAENAAQVIREFLAATGVTAESPPQRETSLPVFQLGEPIPKAAAEQYEVFVRNFEPVPEGDPVAAADDETVVAEEPFHPVLLSAYGYEDVFGFTADRIGMLD; this is encoded by the coding sequence ATGCGAATCGAGCAACTGGGAGACGGGGATCCTGAGGTGGCCGTCGTGGGGAGCATCCACGGCGACGAACCGTGCGGCCGGGACGGGATTGAAGCCGTCCTTGCCGACCCGCCTGCGGTCGAGCGACCTGTCAAGTTTATTATCGCGAACGAAGCCGCCCTCGAGGCAAACAAGCGATATCTCGATACCGACCTCAACCGCTCGTTCCCCGGCGACGCTGACAGCGAATCTCGCGAAACACGGTTAGCCGCGGCCATTGCGTCTGAACTCCGTGACTGCACTGTACTTTCGTTGCACTCGACGCAGTCCTACGACGGGATGTTCGCCCTCGTCGACGAGCTCACGCCGGAGATGGAAGCCCTCTGTAGTGTGCTTTCTGTAGACGCCGTCGTACAGACAAAGGGCGCAAACGAGGGGCGAATGATCGCAACAGTGGACTCTGTTCTCGAAGTCGAGTGTGGCTATCAGGGCTCTCCTGAAGCCGCCGAGAACGCAGCGCAGGTCATCCGGGAGTTCCTCGCCGCGACCGGCGTTACCGCTGAGTCCCCCCCGCAGCGAGAGACGTCACTGCCAGTGTTCCAGCTCGGCGAGCCGATTCCGAAGGCAGCGGCCGAGCAGTACGAAGTGTTCGTCAGGAACTTCGAGCCGGTGCCCGAAGGCGACCCTGTGGCAGCAGCCGACGACGAAACCGTCGTCGCGGAGGAGCCCTTCCACCCGGTATTGCTCTCAGCCTACGGCTACGAGGACGTGTTCGGCTTCACCGCGGACCGAATCGGGATGCTAGACTGA
- a CDS encoding aldo/keto reductase, with translation MKRPQQSSDMATEQNGTTTVPTLGFGTYRTGGYECYNAVSDALDCGYTHIDTAMAYENEAAVGRAIEQSSVDRENLFLTTKIKGYPEMVEYDRLIQAAKGCLERLGTEYLDLLLVHWWNPLADMEETFNALNTLVDEGLVNQIGVSNFSIKELKRAMRLSDAPIATNQIEYHPYWGNEELVRFCQNNNITVTAYSPLAEGRVVEDDVLRSIGDRYGKSAAQVSIRWLIQQENVVTIPKAVTPKHIEANLEVFDFELTDRDMQRIRELKPPFWYRENREGGSIYEARSVLGNFVPDSLYNRIA, from the coding sequence ATGAAACGACCACAGCAGTCATCCGACATGGCAACCGAGCAGAATGGTACGACCACGGTCCCTACTCTCGGGTTCGGCACCTACCGAACTGGAGGGTACGAGTGCTACAACGCGGTTAGTGATGCGCTTGATTGTGGGTACACGCATATCGACACTGCGATGGCCTACGAAAACGAAGCGGCCGTCGGTCGTGCAATCGAACAATCCAGCGTTGACCGCGAAAACCTCTTCCTGACGACGAAAATCAAGGGATATCCCGAAATGGTCGAGTATGACCGCTTGATACAGGCGGCGAAGGGGTGTCTCGAACGGCTTGGAACGGAGTATTTGGATCTGCTATTGGTCCACTGGTGGAACCCGCTGGCTGATATGGAAGAGACATTCAACGCGCTCAACACACTTGTCGATGAGGGGTTGGTCAATCAGATCGGGGTGAGTAACTTTTCTATCAAGGAGCTCAAACGAGCGATGCGGCTTTCGGACGCTCCTATTGCGACGAATCAGATTGAATACCATCCTTACTGGGGTAACGAGGAACTTGTCAGATTCTGTCAGAATAACAATATTACAGTTACCGCGTACAGTCCGCTTGCAGAGGGGCGAGTGGTTGAAGACGACGTCCTGCGCTCGATTGGAGATCGGTACGGCAAATCGGCGGCACAGGTGTCGATCAGGTGGCTAATACAACAAGAGAACGTTGTCACGATTCCGAAGGCGGTGACGCCGAAACACATAGAAGCGAATCTTGAGGTTTTTGATTTCGAACTCACTGACCGAGACATGCAGCGGATCAGGGAACTCAAGCCTCCGTTCTGGTACCGAGAAAACCGCGAAGGCGGGTCGATATACGAGGCTCGCAGTGTACTTGGAAATTTCGTACCGGACAGTCTCTATAATCGGATTGCATGA
- a CDS encoding acetamidase/formamidase family protein — MSEQIQQELDVDRFTLGLVGPDQEWAGTVADGGTVRTHTPPACWGPMITPEFRGGHEVTRPIRVENAEPGDALVVQIKDVEVTSVATSTGSMAEREDAFGSDPFVDHRCPECGTEWPDSVVEGTGEDAIRCAECGANASSFGFEFGYTVAFDEDRSVGLTVGPDGAADLAERADEAMALPENSRQHPILLYKPDEIPGTLGHLRPFIGNIGTTPSVAFPDSHNAGDFGQFLIGADHDWGLADEAALDARTDGHLDSNDVRPGATLICPVEIDGAGLYVGDLHANQGDGELSLHTTDVSGRTELEVSVIKDLDIDGPLLLPNESDLPDIAKPYTDAEREAGEALAAEHHVDDVVDAAPLQIIGSGATINDATENAFARAGTLFDMSEGEVRARCTFTGGVEIARLPGVVQLSMLAPMDLLEEQGLADTVREQYDR; from the coding sequence ATGTCAGAGCAAATCCAGCAAGAACTCGATGTCGACCGGTTTACACTGGGGCTCGTTGGGCCGGATCAGGAATGGGCGGGCACGGTCGCCGATGGCGGGACCGTTCGCACACACACGCCCCCGGCGTGCTGGGGGCCGATGATCACCCCCGAGTTCCGCGGCGGCCACGAGGTAACGCGACCGATCCGAGTCGAGAACGCCGAACCCGGCGACGCGCTCGTCGTCCAGATCAAGGACGTCGAGGTGACGAGTGTCGCGACAAGCACGGGCAGCATGGCCGAACGCGAGGACGCATTCGGAAGCGACCCGTTCGTCGACCACCGGTGTCCGGAGTGTGGGACCGAGTGGCCCGACAGCGTCGTCGAGGGCACCGGCGAAGACGCGATTCGATGTGCGGAATGTGGGGCCAACGCTTCGTCCTTTGGCTTCGAGTTCGGCTACACCGTTGCCTTCGACGAGGACCGCTCCGTGGGGCTCACGGTCGGCCCCGATGGTGCCGCAGACCTCGCAGAGCGCGCCGACGAGGCGATGGCACTGCCCGAGAACTCCCGGCAACACCCGATTCTGCTGTACAAGCCCGACGAAATCCCGGGAACACTCGGACACCTCCGGCCGTTCATCGGGAACATCGGGACGACGCCGTCGGTTGCGTTCCCCGATTCACACAATGCCGGTGACTTCGGCCAGTTCCTCATCGGGGCCGACCACGACTGGGGCCTCGCCGACGAAGCGGCACTGGACGCCCGCACGGACGGCCATCTAGACTCGAACGACGTCCGCCCGGGTGCGACGCTCATCTGTCCCGTCGAGATCGACGGTGCGGGCCTGTACGTCGGTGACCTACACGCCAACCAGGGCGACGGCGAGCTTTCGCTTCACACGACTGACGTGAGCGGCCGGACCGAACTCGAAGTGAGCGTCATCAAAGACCTCGACATTGACGGTCCGCTCCTGCTCCCGAACGAGTCGGACCTGCCGGATATCGCCAAGCCGTACACCGACGCCGAGCGGGAGGCGGGTGAGGCTCTCGCCGCCGAACACCACGTCGACGACGTCGTCGATGCAGCGCCGCTCCAGATCATCGGGTCCGGGGCTACGATCAACGACGCAACCGAGAACGCGTTCGCACGGGCTGGGACCCTCTTCGATATGTCAGAGGGAGAGGTCCGAGCGAGATGTACGTTCACCGGCGGTGTCGAGATCGCTCGACTGCCCGGCGTCGTGCAGCTCTCGATGCTCGCCCCGATGGACCTCCTCGAAGAACAGGGACTGGCCGATACCGTCCGCGAACAGTACGACCGCTAG